The DNA region CGAGCGAGCAGTTCTGCTTGCTTCCGTATGTATTCGGCGAAACCCCAGGCTGAGAGCCTCTTCTTCGACCCGGCCCAATAGGCGGGTTGCTGCGCCGACCCCTTGATAGCCAGGGTGCACGAACATCATGTCGACGCACCCATCGCTGGTGAGATCCGAAAAACCCACAGGGTTTCCGGCGATCTCTGCCATCCAGGCCGGTCTGCTCATCCTTCGCTTTGCCCATAGGCTGCGATCTTCCACCTTCGCCCAAGCTTCGATCTCGGCGGCGGAATAGTCTTTCGACGAGACTTCCCGGATGGAGCGCAGAAAAATCTCGATTGTGGCGTCCACGTCACCCGGCGCATAAGGCCTGATCAGAATTCGCTCGTCCATCAAGACCGCCTTGAATTGATCCGGTTCACCTGCCTCAGAAATGGGCGGCGCCCGGATCGAGCTGCGGACTGTCGCCGGGATGGGTGAAGAGCTTGCCGTTCTCAGCCCACAGCGTGGCTGCGATCGTCACCAGACCGAACAGCGCGAATCCGCCGAAGAGCGGCTGCACCGTGCCGTTGAACATCTGGCCGACCAGGCCGCCGAGAATAGCGCCGAAGGTCGTCGAGACGAAGCCGGTGATGGCGGTCGCCGTGCCGGCGAGATTGCCCATCGGTTCGAGGCTGATGGCGGTGAAATTGGTGGCGATCACCGCAAACATCATCAGAACGATAGTGAAGATGCTATAGGCGGTGGTGAAATCCGGCGTGCCCGCCAAGGCGATGACGAAGCCGAGAGCCGACAGTGCCGTGAAGATCAGCAGGGCGGCATGCGAGATCCGGCGCATGCCGAATTTGCGGACGAAGAAGCCGTTGGCGAAATTGGCGACGGCAATGCCGCCGGCGGTCGCCGCAAAGGCGATCGGCAGCCAGTCACCGAGGCCATAGACCTCGCCGAACACCTGCTGCACGGAAATCACATAGGCGCTGATGACGCCGGTGAACATGGTCAGACCGATCATGTAGCCGCAGGTGATGCGGTTGGTCAGCACGGTCCTGAGGCCGTCCGCGACCGAGCCGACCGACAGCGGCAGGCGTTCTGCCGGAGGAAGCGATTCCTTCAGCCGCAGAAGAGCCCAGACGAACAGGATGCTGGCGACGGCGCCGAGCAGGATGAAGATCCAGTGCCAGTTGGCATAGAGAATGATGAGCTGGCCGACCGAAGGGGCGACGATCGGCACGATCATGAAGACGATCATGACATAGGACATGACGCGGGCCATTTCGCGGCCGCCGAAGCAGTCGCGGACGATGGCCATGGTGGTGATGCGCACGGCCGCGCCGCCCACGCCCTGAACGAAGCGCATGAGGAGCAGCATTTCGAAGCTCGCTGTTGCGGCAGCGGCAAACATCGCGACCACATAGCAGGCGAGGCCACCGAGCAGGATATTGCGGCGGCCGAATGTGTCGGAAAGGCTGCCGAAGAATATCTGCGAGACGCCGAAGCCGAGGAAGAACACGCCGATGATGAGCTGGGCATCGTTGGTGTTGGTAACGCCGAGGGAATGGCCGATATTGGGCAATGCCGGCAGCATGCTGTCGATTGCCATGGCAATGCTGGCGGTCATGATGGCGATGGTGACGACGAATTCGCCGAAGCCCATGCCGATGCGGCGGGAACCCTGGTTTTCCTGGTGCGGTTTATGCGGCGGCGTCATGTGGTGAAATCCTGGATGCGGAAGGGACCGGCCATTCAAACGGCCGGGTTGTGCTGATGGAAGAGGCGGCCCTTTTCAGCAATCAGCACGAAGACGAGCCCGACGATCGATACGGCAAAATAACCGGCCACCATCGGCAGCGCCGTGCCGTCGAAGGCCTGGCCGATGCCGGCGCCGATAAGGGAGCCGCCGACCGTGCTCATGAAGCCGAGAACGGAGGAGGCGGTGCCGGCGACGTGCCCGAGCGGCTCCATGGCAAGCGAATTGAAGTTCGAGCCGATCCAGCCGAACTGGAACATGGCGAGGCCAAAGAAGGAGATAAACAGCGCAAACGGCATCGGCTCGGAGCTTGCCGTCTGGACGATCAGCCAGATGGTGTTGATGGCGATGAAGCCGAGGAGTGAGCCGTGTGACAGGCGGCGCATGCCGAGCTTGCCGACAAAACGGGAATTGAAGAAGGACGACAGCGACATGAAGATCGCCACGCCGGCAAAGGCGAACGGGAAATAGACGCCGAGGCCGTAGATGCCGACATAGATCTGCTGGGCGGAGTTGATGAAGCCGAATAGCGCGCCGAAGATGAAGGTGCTGGCGATGGTGTAGCAGAGCGCCACGCGGTTGGTCAGCACCAGCTTGAAGGCGCCGAAGATCGCGCGGGCGGTGAAGGGGCGGACATTCTGCGGATGCAGGGTTTCCGGCAGGCGGACATAGGCCCAGACGCCGATCGCCGTTGCCATTGTTGCGATGAAGAGGAAGATCAGGTGCCAGTTGCCGAAGAACATGACGACCTGGCCGGTGCCCGGCGCAATGACCGGCACGATCATGAAGACCATCATGATGAGCGACATGACTTCCGCCATCTGCCGGCCGCCATAGATGTCGCGGACGATGGAGATGGTGATGACGCGGGTGGCGGCCGAGCCGACGCCCTGGATGAAGCGCAGCACCAGCAGCCCGGCGAAGGAGGGAACGAAAACGATTCCGATGGCGGACACGATATAGACGACGAGACCGATCAGCAGCGGTGTGCGACGGCCGAAACGGTCGGAGAGCGGACCGTAGAACAGCTGGGCGCAGCCGAAACCGAGCAGATAGGACGAGACGACGAACTGCCGGTGATTCTCGCTTTCGACGCCGAGGCTCGCGCCGATCTGCTGCAGGGCCGGGAGCATGATGTCGATGGCAAGCGAGTTGATGGCCATCAGGAAGGCGGCAAGCGCGATGAACTCACGCTTGCCCATGGGCAGGCGGCCCGCGGACACGGCTTGTAATGAATCTGTCACAATGAAATTCCCATAAACAGGCCAAGGCGCTGCTCACCGCAGCGCCTCGGACTCGAGAAACAGATTTGGAAACCGGGCGGACGCCCGGTGACCGGTCAGGTCAGGCGGCGCCGCGCACGGTGATGCCATTTTCCTGGAGATGCTGCTGCAGCTCGCCAGCCTGGAACATTTCCCGGACGATGTCGCAGCCACCGACGAACTCGCCCTTTATGTAGAGCTGCGGGATCGTCGGCCAGTTGGAATAATCCTTGATGCCCTGGCGGATTTCCGAATCGGCGAGCACATTGATGCCCTTGTAGTCGACTCCGA from Rhizobium sp. NLR16a includes:
- a CDS encoding multidrug effflux MFS transporter — translated: MTPPHKPHQENQGSRRIGMGFGEFVVTIAIMTASIAMAIDSMLPALPNIGHSLGVTNTNDAQLIIGVFFLGFGVSQIFFGSLSDTFGRRNILLGGLACYVVAMFAAAATASFEMLLLMRFVQGVGGAAVRITTMAIVRDCFGGREMARVMSYVMIVFMIVPIVAPSVGQLIILYANWHWIFILLGAVASILFVWALLRLKESLPPAERLPLSVGSVADGLRTVLTNRITCGYMIGLTMFTGVISAYVISVQQVFGEVYGLGDWLPIAFAATAGGIAVANFANGFFVRKFGMRRISHAALLIFTALSALGFVIALAGTPDFTTAYSIFTIVLMMFAVIATNFTAISLEPMGNLAGTATAITGFVSTTFGAILGGLVGQMFNGTVQPLFGGFALFGLVTIAATLWAENGKLFTHPGDSPQLDPGAAHF
- the grxD gene encoding Grx4 family monothiol glutaredoxin, translating into MSGIHEFIDNEIKSNDVVLFMKGTPQFPQCGFSGQVVQILDYIGVDYKGINVLADSEIRQGIKDYSNWPTIPQLYIKGEFVGGCDIVREMFQAGELQQHLQENGITVRGAA
- a CDS encoding multidrug effflux MFS transporter — encoded protein: MGKREFIALAAFLMAINSLAIDIMLPALQQIGASLGVESENHRQFVVSSYLLGFGCAQLFYGPLSDRFGRRTPLLIGLVVYIVSAIGIVFVPSFAGLLVLRFIQGVGSAATRVITISIVRDIYGGRQMAEVMSLIMMVFMIVPVIAPGTGQVVMFFGNWHLIFLFIATMATAIGVWAYVRLPETLHPQNVRPFTARAIFGAFKLVLTNRVALCYTIASTFIFGALFGFINSAQQIYVGIYGLGVYFPFAFAGVAIFMSLSSFFNSRFVGKLGMRRLSHGSLLGFIAINTIWLIVQTASSEPMPFALFISFFGLAMFQFGWIGSNFNSLAMEPLGHVAGTASSVLGFMSTVGGSLIGAGIGQAFDGTALPMVAGYFAVSIVGLVFVLIAEKGRLFHQHNPAV
- a CDS encoding GNAT family N-acetyltransferase is translated as MDERILIRPYAPGDVDATIEIFLRSIREVSSKDYSAAEIEAWAKVEDRSLWAKRRMSRPAWMAEIAGNPVGFSDLTSDGCVDMMFVHPGYQGVGAATRLLGRVEEEALSLGFRRIHTEASRTARSFFERKGFRVITRQIVEKRGQGLENFLMEKFYA